Proteins encoded in a region of the Triticum dicoccoides isolate Atlit2015 ecotype Zavitan chromosome 3A, WEW_v2.0, whole genome shotgun sequence genome:
- the LOC119269425 gene encoding uncharacterized protein LOC119269425: MTATSTSRAPRRPRIRSRAPPPTPIRTARGARSAAADELVLAEFLEASQRVPALTLPLPRKKRFDFPAPPPAPDVPSQGLLSGEAAAARTAVGAAAEAGTFRVGGAVGAGEARAAVEAAEAVFGAPERVKRELGRLFQRRDRVVGEELYLPWPVSSEVDRLLEAALPGSTYRAFREKMDVIASKMEDLARCVVTVLSDNVKNPKDSALPREAPSVLCLTLYNCNKLKTRWGEFGTTDRPDSYALSVHLSGRDQEICLRNLGGSTFFNLPAGSALVTIGKQIQEWSNGEFKSAVGEILFELTDEPNPFMSLELLYSPGDLRLCEVGRHASCIDRPPKTVPLRDQIFIALVLLVLYYLFW, encoded by the exons ATGACGGCGACGTCGACGTCGAGGGCTCCGCGGCGCCCCCGCATCCgctcccgcgcgccgccgcccacgccgatCCGGACGGCCCGCGgcgcgcgctccgccgcggccGACGAGCTCGTCCTCGCCGAGTTCCTCGAGGCCTCCCAGCGCGTCCCCGCCCTCACCCTGCCCCTGCCCAGGAAGAAGCGCTTCGACTTCCCGGCTCCCCCGCCGGCCCCGGACGTCCCCTCGCAGGGCCTGCTGTCGGGCGAGGCGGCCGCCGCGCGGACGGCGGTCGGCGCGGCCGCGGAGGCCGGCACGTTCCGCGTGGGCGGGGCCGTCGGGGCCGGCGAGGCGCGCGCCGCCGTGGAGGCCGCGGAGGCGGTGTTCGGGGCGCCGGAGCGGGTGAAGCGGGAGCTGGGGAGGTTGTTCCAGAGGAGGGATCGGGTGGTCGGGGAGGAGCTctacttgccatggccggtgagctcggAGGTGGATCGGTTGCTCGAGGCGGCCCTGCCCGGCTCGACGTACCGAGCGTTCAG GGAGAAGATGGACGTTATCGCGTCTAAAATGGAGGACCTCGCAAGATGTGTGGTCACAGTTCTATCTGACAACGTCAAGAACCCGAAAGACTCTGCTCTGCCTAGAGAAGCCCCATCGGTTCTCTGTCTAACGCTGTATAACTGCAACAAGTTGAAAACACGTTGGGGAGAGTTTGGCACCACCGATCGTCCAGACTCGTACGCCCTGAGCGTCCACCTCTCCGGACGCGACCAGGAAATTTGCCTCCGGAACCTGGGCGGGTCGACCTTTTTCAATCTGCCGGCTGGCTCTGCGCTTGTTACGATCGGCAAGCAGATTCAG GAATGGTCCAATGGGGAGTTCAAGAGCGCTGTTGGCGAGATACTGTTCGAGCTGACCGACGAGCCAAACCCGTTCATGTCTCTGGAACTCTTGTACTCTCCAGGAGACCTGCGTCTCTGTGAGGTCGGGCGGCACGCTAGCTGCATTGACCGTCCTCCCAAGACTGTTCCTTTGAGGGACCAGATTTTCATTGCGCTGGTTCTGCTGGTTTTGTACTACCTCTTCTGGTGA